From a single Miscanthus floridulus cultivar M001 chromosome 8, ASM1932011v1, whole genome shotgun sequence genomic region:
- the LOC136470015 gene encoding uncharacterized protein, which produces MEIAGDDESFIEEIAEDSGDDRLGILFATMDELKSWLQEYSIVHNRPFRVINSFKEKRYTVACEEQQCGWRVCARKTKAGKWKITSVKQPHVCATAEAEENHLQLNSRFIARQLCPVVKHMPTITVSALVVIIFQRYNYYIKYGKAWRAKQRALEIIFENWEEAYECLPIMLNAIRAVNLGMHFEYLPKEGETRNGSQVFGRAFWTFGQSIEAFKHCRPIVSIDGTFLTGKFEGTMLICIGTDAEDQLVPLAFAIVRKEDTDSWCWFHRLVRQVVIDLGRDVCVISDRHAGILNAIEQEISSYGQIHHRWCTRHLAQNLIRRDHTKDNFKLFEEVCRQQEVQLFKDKLDALKLATNVDGRQFLSELMASKDKWSLAYDTGGWRWGFMTSNMAEMFNSLLRGCRGLPVTAIASFTFYKLNSWFVSRKKYARF; this is translated from the exons atggagatagctggagatgatgagtccttcatagaggagatagccgaagactctggTGATGATCGCCTT ggcatattgtttgctaccatggatgagttgaaatcatggttgcaagagtactccattgtacacaaccgaccttttagggtcatcaattcatttaaggagaagaggtacactgttgcttgtgaagaacaacagtgtggttggagagtatgtgctaggaagacgaaggcaggcaaatggaagattacctcagtgaagcaaccacatgtttgtgccactgctgaggcagaagagaaccatctgcagctcaattctaggttcattgcaaggcaattatgccccgtggtgaagcatatgccaaccattacggtgtctgcgttggttgtgatcatcttccaacggtacaattactatatcaagtatgggaaagcatggagggcaaagcagcgtgcactggaaataatatttgaaaattgggaagaagcttatgagtGCCTCCCTATAATGTTGAACGCAATAAGGGCCGTAAATCTtgggatgcacttcgagtatttacctaaggagggtgaaacaagaaatggtagccaggtatttggaagggcgttttggacgttcgggcagagcatcgaagcattcaagcattgcaggcctatcgtctcaattgacgggacctttcttacagggaaatttgaaggcacaatgcttatttgtattgggacagatgcagaggaccagcttgtgccattggcctttgcgattgttcggaaggaggacacagatagttggtgttggtttcataggctagtaagacaagtggtaattgatctaggacgtgatgtttgtgtgatatccgataggcatgctggcattctgaatgccATAGAACAAGAGATTTCTAgttacggccaaatacatcaccggtggtgcaccagacaccttgctcagaatcttataaggcgtgatcacacaaaggacaacttcaaattatttgaggaggtttgcaggcagcaagaggttcaattattcaaagacaagttagatgccctgaagttagccacaaatgttgatggcaggcaattcttgagcgagttgatggcgtcgaaggataagtggtcacttgcatatgacacgggtggttggagatggggcttcatgactagtaacatggcagagatgttcaacagccttctaagaggttgtcgtggtctgcctgtgactgctattgcctcattcaccttctacaagttgaattcttGGTTCGTTTCGAGAAAGAAGtatgcgag gttttga